The following are encoded in a window of Astyanax mexicanus isolate ESR-SI-001 chromosome 6, AstMex3_surface, whole genome shotgun sequence genomic DNA:
- the mef2d gene encoding myocyte-specific enhancer factor 2D isoform X11: MGRKKIQIQRITDERNRQVTFTKRKFGLMKKAYELSVLCDCEIALIIFNHSNKLFQYASTDMDKVLLKYTEYNEPHESRTNADIIETLRKKGFNGCNSPEPDGDDSIDQSPLQDDKYRKSDELDILFKRYGSAVPPPTFSMPVTVPVSNQSPLPFSNPSSLVTTSFVTSTLTDPRLLSPQQPQLQRNTVSPGLPQRPASAGALLGGDLNNSNGACPSPVANGYISARASPGLLSVSNGNSMGKVVPAKSPPPPSPQMVNSRKPDLRVITSQSSKGLMQLTDEELELNAQRLGASQVTQPLTTPVVSVATPSLLTPFSMPTAYNTEYQLTSADLTALQAFTPQGALLPSNVTTWQQQPSVSQQPQQQPSVSQQQPQQQQQHQQQPQQLSLASLSNLVMWGADKQNGEMANCISGLAANLSVTSQASLLLGREEGLSWPVGPIPHGATLTVNTNPCVSIKSEPVSPNRDRSTPSSTGVAAVTVGTVAGLTVTQYPGALRLEPTGRSPVDSISSNGSSYEGSDRDDGGQARAPDFATAALGPIRASAEQASSSESQEGANVKRMRLDTWVT; the protein is encoded by the exons gtGACGTTCACCAAACGAAAGTTTGGCCTGATGAAAAAGGCGTATGAGCTGAGTGTGTTGTGTGACTGCGAGATCGCCCTCATCATCTTCAACCACTCCAACAAGCTCTTCCAGTATGCCAGCACTGACATGGACAAAGTGCTACTCAAGTACACAGAGTACAACGAGCCACATGAAAGCAGGACCAATGCTGACATTATAGAG ACGTTGCGAAAGAAAGGCTTTAACGGTTGCAACAGTCCAGAGCCAGATGGGGACGACTCGATTGACCAGAGCCCCCTGCAGGACGACAAATATCGCAAGAGCGATGAGCTGGATATCCTCTTCAAACGATATGGC TCTGCAGTGCCGCCACCCACTTTCTCCATGCCAGTCACAGTGCCGGTGTCCAATCAGAGCCCTCTCCCCTTCAGCAATCCCAGCAGCCTCGTCACCACCTCCTTCGTCACCTCCACACTCACAGACCCGCGCCTGCTGTCACCACAGCAACCGCAGCTGCAGAGGAACACAGTGTCTCCAGGCCTGCCGCAGAGACCGGCCAGCGCAG GTGCTCTTCTAGGAGGTGACCTGAACAACTCAAACGGGGCATGTCCGAGCCCAGTGG ctaatggctacattagtGCCAGGGCCTCCCCAGGCCTCCTCTCTGTCTCCAACGGCAACAGCATGGGGAAAGTAGTTCCGGCCAAGTCTCCCCCTCCGCCCAGCCCTCAGATGGTGAACAGTCGTAAGCCGGACCTCCGGGTCATCACCTCCCAAAGCAGCAAGGGCCTCATGCAGCTG ACAGATGAGGAGCTGGAGTTG AACGCTCAGCGGTTAGGTGCCTCCCAGGTGACCCAGCCTCTCACCACTCCAGTGGTTTCCGTGGCAACGCCCAGCCTCCTGACCCCATTCTCCATGCCAACTGCCTACaacacag agTATCAGCTGACGAGTGCAGATCTCACAGCCCTTCAGGCCTTCACACCGCAGGGTGCGCTGTTGCCAAGCAACGTGACTACTTGgcagcagcagccgtcagtaTCTCAGCAACCACAGCAGCAGCCATCGGTATCCCAGCAACAGcctcagcaacagcagcagcatcagcagcaaccACAGCAGCTCAGCCTGGCTTCACTCAGTAACCTTGT CATGTGGGGTGCAGACAAACAGAACGGGGAGATGGCTAACTGCATCTCCGGTCTGGCTGCTAACCTCAG tgtgACCTCACAGGCCAGCTTACTCTTGGGCAGGGAGGAGGGGCTCAGCTG GCCGGTGGGTCCGATCCCTCATGGTGCCACTCTGACGGTCAACACTAACCCCTGCGTGAGCATCAAGTCTGAGCCTGTGTCTCCAAACCGGGACCGGAGTACCCCCAGCTCTACAGGCGTGGCAGCAGTGACAGTGGGTACTGTGGCAGGGCTCACAGTCACCCAGTACCCAGGGGCGCTACGTCTGGAGCCCACAGGCCGCTCCCCTGTAGACAGCATCAGCAGCAACGGCAGCTCGTATGAGGGCAGCGACCGGGACGACGGGGGCCAAGCACGCGCTCCGGATTTCGCAACTGCCGCACTGGGTCCCATCCGAGCCTCTGCAGAACAGGCGTCTTCTTCAGAGTCGCAGGAGGGGGCCAACGTCAAGCGCATGAGACTGGATACATGGgtcacataa
- the mef2d gene encoding myocyte-specific enhancer factor 2D isoform X10, with product MGRKKIQIQRITDERNRQVTFTKRKFGLMKKAYELSVLCDCEIALIIFNHSNKLFQYASTDMDKVLLKYTEYNEPHESRTNADIIETLRKKGFNGCNSPEPDGDDSIDQSPLQDDKYRKSDELDILFKRYGALNKKEHRDSESPDPEEPFSLTPRTEEKYKKIDEEFDKMMQSYRLSSAVPPPTFSMPVTVPVSNQSPLPFSNPSSLVTTSFVTSTLTDPRLLSPQQPQLQRNTVSPGLPQRPASAGALLGGDLNNSNGACPSPVANGYISARASPGLLSVSNGNSMGKVVPAKSPPPPSPQMVNSRKPDLRVITSQSSKGLMQLNAQRLGASQVTQPLTTPVVSVATPSLLTPFSMPTAYNTEYQLTSADLTALQAFTPQGALLPSNVTTWQQQPSVSQQPQQQPSVSQQQPQQQQQHQQQPQQLSLASLSNLVMWGADKQNGEMANCISGLAANLSVTSQASLLLGREEGLSWPVGPIPHGATLTVNTNPCVSIKSEPVSPNRDRSTPSSTGVAAVTVGTVAGLTVTQYPGALRLEPTGRSPVDSISSNGSSYEGSDRDDGGQARAPDFATAALGPIRASAEQASSSESQEGANVKRMRLDTWVT from the exons gtGACGTTCACCAAACGAAAGTTTGGCCTGATGAAAAAGGCGTATGAGCTGAGTGTGTTGTGTGACTGCGAGATCGCCCTCATCATCTTCAACCACTCCAACAAGCTCTTCCAGTATGCCAGCACTGACATGGACAAAGTGCTACTCAAGTACACAGAGTACAACGAGCCACATGAAAGCAGGACCAATGCTGACATTATAGAG ACGTTGCGAAAGAAAGGCTTTAACGGTTGCAACAGTCCAGAGCCAGATGGGGACGACTCGATTGACCAGAGCCCCCTGCAGGACGACAAATATCGCAAGAGCGATGAGCTGGATATCCTCTTCAAACGATATGGC GCTCTGAACAAGAAAGAGCACCGGGATTCGGAAAGCCCCGACCCCGAGGAGCCCTTCTCCCTCACGCCTCGTACTGAGGAGAAGTACAAAAAGATAGACGAGGAGTTTgataaaatgatgcagagctaTAGACTGTCA TCTGCAGTGCCGCCACCCACTTTCTCCATGCCAGTCACAGTGCCGGTGTCCAATCAGAGCCCTCTCCCCTTCAGCAATCCCAGCAGCCTCGTCACCACCTCCTTCGTCACCTCCACACTCACAGACCCGCGCCTGCTGTCACCACAGCAACCGCAGCTGCAGAGGAACACAGTGTCTCCAGGCCTGCCGCAGAGACCGGCCAGCGCAG GTGCTCTTCTAGGAGGTGACCTGAACAACTCAAACGGGGCATGTCCGAGCCCAGTGG ctaatggctacattagtGCCAGGGCCTCCCCAGGCCTCCTCTCTGTCTCCAACGGCAACAGCATGGGGAAAGTAGTTCCGGCCAAGTCTCCCCCTCCGCCCAGCCCTCAGATGGTGAACAGTCGTAAGCCGGACCTCCGGGTCATCACCTCCCAAAGCAGCAAGGGCCTCATGCAGCTG AACGCTCAGCGGTTAGGTGCCTCCCAGGTGACCCAGCCTCTCACCACTCCAGTGGTTTCCGTGGCAACGCCCAGCCTCCTGACCCCATTCTCCATGCCAACTGCCTACaacacag agTATCAGCTGACGAGTGCAGATCTCACAGCCCTTCAGGCCTTCACACCGCAGGGTGCGCTGTTGCCAAGCAACGTGACTACTTGgcagcagcagccgtcagtaTCTCAGCAACCACAGCAGCAGCCATCGGTATCCCAGCAACAGcctcagcaacagcagcagcatcagcagcaaccACAGCAGCTCAGCCTGGCTTCACTCAGTAACCTTGT CATGTGGGGTGCAGACAAACAGAACGGGGAGATGGCTAACTGCATCTCCGGTCTGGCTGCTAACCTCAG tgtgACCTCACAGGCCAGCTTACTCTTGGGCAGGGAGGAGGGGCTCAGCTG GCCGGTGGGTCCGATCCCTCATGGTGCCACTCTGACGGTCAACACTAACCCCTGCGTGAGCATCAAGTCTGAGCCTGTGTCTCCAAACCGGGACCGGAGTACCCCCAGCTCTACAGGCGTGGCAGCAGTGACAGTGGGTACTGTGGCAGGGCTCACAGTCACCCAGTACCCAGGGGCGCTACGTCTGGAGCCCACAGGCCGCTCCCCTGTAGACAGCATCAGCAGCAACGGCAGCTCGTATGAGGGCAGCGACCGGGACGACGGGGGCCAAGCACGCGCTCCGGATTTCGCAACTGCCGCACTGGGTCCCATCCGAGCCTCTGCAGAACAGGCGTCTTCTTCAGAGTCGCAGGAGGGGGCCAACGTCAAGCGCATGAGACTGGATACATGGgtcacataa
- the mef2d gene encoding myocyte-specific enhancer factor 2D isoform X2, which yields MGRKKIQIQRITDERNRQVTFTKRKFGLMKKAYELSVLCDCEIALIIFNHSNKLFQYASTDMDKVLLKYTEYNEPHESRTNADIIETLRKKGFNGCNSPEPDGDDSIDQSPLQDDKYRKSDELDILFKRYGSAVPPPTFSMPVTVPVSNQSPLPFSNPSSLVTTSFVTSTLTDPRLLSPQQPQLQRNTVSPGLPQRPASAGALLGGDLNNSNGACPSPVANGYISARASPGLLSVSNGNSMGKVVPAKSPPPPSPQMVNSRKPDLRVITSQSSKGLMQLTDEELELVSENAQRLGASQVTQPLTTPVVSVATPSLLTPFSMPTAYNTEYQLTSADLTALQAFTPQGALLPSNVTTWQQQPSVSQQPQQQPSVSQQQPQQQQQHQQQPQQLSLASLSNLVMWGADKQNGEMANCISGLAANLSVTSQASLLLGREEGLSWPVGPIPHGATLTVNTNPCVSIKSEPVSPNRDRSTPSSTGVAAVTVGTVAGLTVTQYPGALRLEPTGRSPVDSISSNGSSYEGSDRDDGGQARAPDFATAALGPIRASAEQASSSESQEGANVKRMRLDTWVT from the exons gtGACGTTCACCAAACGAAAGTTTGGCCTGATGAAAAAGGCGTATGAGCTGAGTGTGTTGTGTGACTGCGAGATCGCCCTCATCATCTTCAACCACTCCAACAAGCTCTTCCAGTATGCCAGCACTGACATGGACAAAGTGCTACTCAAGTACACAGAGTACAACGAGCCACATGAAAGCAGGACCAATGCTGACATTATAGAG ACGTTGCGAAAGAAAGGCTTTAACGGTTGCAACAGTCCAGAGCCAGATGGGGACGACTCGATTGACCAGAGCCCCCTGCAGGACGACAAATATCGCAAGAGCGATGAGCTGGATATCCTCTTCAAACGATATGGC TCTGCAGTGCCGCCACCCACTTTCTCCATGCCAGTCACAGTGCCGGTGTCCAATCAGAGCCCTCTCCCCTTCAGCAATCCCAGCAGCCTCGTCACCACCTCCTTCGTCACCTCCACACTCACAGACCCGCGCCTGCTGTCACCACAGCAACCGCAGCTGCAGAGGAACACAGTGTCTCCAGGCCTGCCGCAGAGACCGGCCAGCGCAG GTGCTCTTCTAGGAGGTGACCTGAACAACTCAAACGGGGCATGTCCGAGCCCAGTGG ctaatggctacattagtGCCAGGGCCTCCCCAGGCCTCCTCTCTGTCTCCAACGGCAACAGCATGGGGAAAGTAGTTCCGGCCAAGTCTCCCCCTCCGCCCAGCCCTCAGATGGTGAACAGTCGTAAGCCGGACCTCCGGGTCATCACCTCCCAAAGCAGCAAGGGCCTCATGCAGCTG ACAGATGAGGAGCTGGAGTTGGTGAGTGAG AACGCTCAGCGGTTAGGTGCCTCCCAGGTGACCCAGCCTCTCACCACTCCAGTGGTTTCCGTGGCAACGCCCAGCCTCCTGACCCCATTCTCCATGCCAACTGCCTACaacacag agTATCAGCTGACGAGTGCAGATCTCACAGCCCTTCAGGCCTTCACACCGCAGGGTGCGCTGTTGCCAAGCAACGTGACTACTTGgcagcagcagccgtcagtaTCTCAGCAACCACAGCAGCAGCCATCGGTATCCCAGCAACAGcctcagcaacagcagcagcatcagcagcaaccACAGCAGCTCAGCCTGGCTTCACTCAGTAACCTTGT CATGTGGGGTGCAGACAAACAGAACGGGGAGATGGCTAACTGCATCTCCGGTCTGGCTGCTAACCTCAG tgtgACCTCACAGGCCAGCTTACTCTTGGGCAGGGAGGAGGGGCTCAGCTG GCCGGTGGGTCCGATCCCTCATGGTGCCACTCTGACGGTCAACACTAACCCCTGCGTGAGCATCAAGTCTGAGCCTGTGTCTCCAAACCGGGACCGGAGTACCCCCAGCTCTACAGGCGTGGCAGCAGTGACAGTGGGTACTGTGGCAGGGCTCACAGTCACCCAGTACCCAGGGGCGCTACGTCTGGAGCCCACAGGCCGCTCCCCTGTAGACAGCATCAGCAGCAACGGCAGCTCGTATGAGGGCAGCGACCGGGACGACGGGGGCCAAGCACGCGCTCCGGATTTCGCAACTGCCGCACTGGGTCCCATCCGAGCCTCTGCAGAACAGGCGTCTTCTTCAGAGTCGCAGGAGGGGGCCAACGTCAAGCGCATGAGACTGGATACATGGgtcacataa
- the mef2d gene encoding myocyte-specific enhancer factor 2D isoform X8 produces the protein MGRKKIQIQRITDERNRQVTFTKRKFGLMKKAYELSVLCDCEIALIIFNHSNKLFQYASTDMDKVLLKYTEYNEPHESRTNADIIETLRKKGFNGCNSPEPDGDDSIDQSPLQDDKYRKSDELDILFKRYGSAVPPPTFSMPVTVPVSNQSPLPFSNPSSLVTTSFVTSTLTDPRLLSPQQPQLQRNTVSPGLPQRPASAGALLGGDLNNSNGACPSPVANGYISARASPGLLSVSNGNSMGKVVPAKSPPPPSPQMVNSRKPDLRVITSQSSKGLMQLTDEELELVSENAQRLGASQVTQPLTTPVVSVATPSLLTPFSMPTAYNTEYQLTSADLTALQAFTPQGALLPSNVTTWQQQPSVSQQPQQQPSVSQQQPQQQQQHQQQPQQLSLASLSNLVPVGPIPHGATLTVNTNPCVSIKSEPVSPNRDRSTPSSTGVAAVTVGTVAGLTVTQYPGALRLEPTGRSPVDSISSNGSSYEGSDRDDGGQARAPDFATAALGPIRASAEQASSSESQEGANVKRMRLDTWVT, from the exons gtGACGTTCACCAAACGAAAGTTTGGCCTGATGAAAAAGGCGTATGAGCTGAGTGTGTTGTGTGACTGCGAGATCGCCCTCATCATCTTCAACCACTCCAACAAGCTCTTCCAGTATGCCAGCACTGACATGGACAAAGTGCTACTCAAGTACACAGAGTACAACGAGCCACATGAAAGCAGGACCAATGCTGACATTATAGAG ACGTTGCGAAAGAAAGGCTTTAACGGTTGCAACAGTCCAGAGCCAGATGGGGACGACTCGATTGACCAGAGCCCCCTGCAGGACGACAAATATCGCAAGAGCGATGAGCTGGATATCCTCTTCAAACGATATGGC TCTGCAGTGCCGCCACCCACTTTCTCCATGCCAGTCACAGTGCCGGTGTCCAATCAGAGCCCTCTCCCCTTCAGCAATCCCAGCAGCCTCGTCACCACCTCCTTCGTCACCTCCACACTCACAGACCCGCGCCTGCTGTCACCACAGCAACCGCAGCTGCAGAGGAACACAGTGTCTCCAGGCCTGCCGCAGAGACCGGCCAGCGCAG GTGCTCTTCTAGGAGGTGACCTGAACAACTCAAACGGGGCATGTCCGAGCCCAGTGG ctaatggctacattagtGCCAGGGCCTCCCCAGGCCTCCTCTCTGTCTCCAACGGCAACAGCATGGGGAAAGTAGTTCCGGCCAAGTCTCCCCCTCCGCCCAGCCCTCAGATGGTGAACAGTCGTAAGCCGGACCTCCGGGTCATCACCTCCCAAAGCAGCAAGGGCCTCATGCAGCTG ACAGATGAGGAGCTGGAGTTGGTGAGTGAG AACGCTCAGCGGTTAGGTGCCTCCCAGGTGACCCAGCCTCTCACCACTCCAGTGGTTTCCGTGGCAACGCCCAGCCTCCTGACCCCATTCTCCATGCCAACTGCCTACaacacag agTATCAGCTGACGAGTGCAGATCTCACAGCCCTTCAGGCCTTCACACCGCAGGGTGCGCTGTTGCCAAGCAACGTGACTACTTGgcagcagcagccgtcagtaTCTCAGCAACCACAGCAGCAGCCATCGGTATCCCAGCAACAGcctcagcaacagcagcagcatcagcagcaaccACAGCAGCTCAGCCTGGCTTCACTCAGTAACCTTGT GCCGGTGGGTCCGATCCCTCATGGTGCCACTCTGACGGTCAACACTAACCCCTGCGTGAGCATCAAGTCTGAGCCTGTGTCTCCAAACCGGGACCGGAGTACCCCCAGCTCTACAGGCGTGGCAGCAGTGACAGTGGGTACTGTGGCAGGGCTCACAGTCACCCAGTACCCAGGGGCGCTACGTCTGGAGCCCACAGGCCGCTCCCCTGTAGACAGCATCAGCAGCAACGGCAGCTCGTATGAGGGCAGCGACCGGGACGACGGGGGCCAAGCACGCGCTCCGGATTTCGCAACTGCCGCACTGGGTCCCATCCGAGCCTCTGCAGAACAGGCGTCTTCTTCAGAGTCGCAGGAGGGGGCCAACGTCAAGCGCATGAGACTGGATACATGGgtcacataa
- the mef2d gene encoding myocyte-specific enhancer factor 2D isoform X9, producing the protein MGRKKIQIQRITDERNRQVTFTKRKFGLMKKAYELSVLCDCEIALIIFNHSNKLFQYASTDMDKVLLKYTEYNEPHESRTNADIIETLRKKGFNGCNSPEPDGDDSIDQSPLQDDKYRKSDELDILFKRYGSAVPPPTFSMPVTVPVSNQSPLPFSNPSSLVTTSFVTSTLTDPRLLSPQQPQLQRNTVSPGLPQRPASAGALLGGDLNNSNGACPSPVANGYISARASPGLLSVSNGNSMGKVVPAKSPPPPSPQMVNSRKPDLRVITSQSSKGLMQLNAQRLGASQVTQPLTTPVVSVATPSLLTPFSMPTAYNTEYQLTSADLTALQAFTPQGALLPSNVTTWQQQPSVSQQPQQQPSVSQQQPQQQQQHQQQPQQLSLASLSNLVPVGPIPHGATLTVNTNPCVSIKSEPVSPNRDRSTPSSTGVAAVTVGTVAGLTVTQYPGALRLEPTGRSPVDSISSNGSSYEGSDRDDGGQARAPDFATAALGPIRASAEQASSSESQEGANVKRMRLDTWVT; encoded by the exons gtGACGTTCACCAAACGAAAGTTTGGCCTGATGAAAAAGGCGTATGAGCTGAGTGTGTTGTGTGACTGCGAGATCGCCCTCATCATCTTCAACCACTCCAACAAGCTCTTCCAGTATGCCAGCACTGACATGGACAAAGTGCTACTCAAGTACACAGAGTACAACGAGCCACATGAAAGCAGGACCAATGCTGACATTATAGAG ACGTTGCGAAAGAAAGGCTTTAACGGTTGCAACAGTCCAGAGCCAGATGGGGACGACTCGATTGACCAGAGCCCCCTGCAGGACGACAAATATCGCAAGAGCGATGAGCTGGATATCCTCTTCAAACGATATGGC TCTGCAGTGCCGCCACCCACTTTCTCCATGCCAGTCACAGTGCCGGTGTCCAATCAGAGCCCTCTCCCCTTCAGCAATCCCAGCAGCCTCGTCACCACCTCCTTCGTCACCTCCACACTCACAGACCCGCGCCTGCTGTCACCACAGCAACCGCAGCTGCAGAGGAACACAGTGTCTCCAGGCCTGCCGCAGAGACCGGCCAGCGCAG GTGCTCTTCTAGGAGGTGACCTGAACAACTCAAACGGGGCATGTCCGAGCCCAGTGG ctaatggctacattagtGCCAGGGCCTCCCCAGGCCTCCTCTCTGTCTCCAACGGCAACAGCATGGGGAAAGTAGTTCCGGCCAAGTCTCCCCCTCCGCCCAGCCCTCAGATGGTGAACAGTCGTAAGCCGGACCTCCGGGTCATCACCTCCCAAAGCAGCAAGGGCCTCATGCAGCTG AACGCTCAGCGGTTAGGTGCCTCCCAGGTGACCCAGCCTCTCACCACTCCAGTGGTTTCCGTGGCAACGCCCAGCCTCCTGACCCCATTCTCCATGCCAACTGCCTACaacacag agTATCAGCTGACGAGTGCAGATCTCACAGCCCTTCAGGCCTTCACACCGCAGGGTGCGCTGTTGCCAAGCAACGTGACTACTTGgcagcagcagccgtcagtaTCTCAGCAACCACAGCAGCAGCCATCGGTATCCCAGCAACAGcctcagcaacagcagcagcatcagcagcaaccACAGCAGCTCAGCCTGGCTTCACTCAGTAACCTTGT GCCGGTGGGTCCGATCCCTCATGGTGCCACTCTGACGGTCAACACTAACCCCTGCGTGAGCATCAAGTCTGAGCCTGTGTCTCCAAACCGGGACCGGAGTACCCCCAGCTCTACAGGCGTGGCAGCAGTGACAGTGGGTACTGTGGCAGGGCTCACAGTCACCCAGTACCCAGGGGCGCTACGTCTGGAGCCCACAGGCCGCTCCCCTGTAGACAGCATCAGCAGCAACGGCAGCTCGTATGAGGGCAGCGACCGGGACGACGGGGGCCAAGCACGCGCTCCGGATTTCGCAACTGCCGCACTGGGTCCCATCCGAGCCTCTGCAGAACAGGCGTCTTCTTCAGAGTCGCAGGAGGGGGCCAACGTCAAGCGCATGAGACTGGATACATGGgtcacataa
- the mef2d gene encoding myocyte-specific enhancer factor 2D isoform X1, whose product MGRKKIQIQRITDERNRQVTFTKRKFGLMKKAYELSVLCDCEIALIIFNHSNKLFQYASTDMDKVLLKYTEYNEPHESRTNADIIEALNKKEHRDSESPDPEEPFSLTPRTEEKYKKIDEEFDKMMQSYRLSSAVPPPTFSMPVTVPVSNQSPLPFSNPSSLVTTSFVTSTLTDPRLLSPQQPQLQRNTVSPGLPQRPASAGALLGGDLNNSNGACPSPVANGYISARASPGLLSVSNGNSMGKVVPAKSPPPPSPQMVNSRKPDLRVITSQSSKGLMQLTDEELELVSENAQRLGASQVTQPLTTPVVSVATPSLLTPFSMPTAYNTEYQLTSADLTALQAFTPQGALLPSNVTTWQQQPSVSQQPQQQPSVSQQQPQQQQQHQQQPQQLSLASLSNLVMWGADKQNGEMANCISGLAANLSVTSQASLLLGREEGLSWPVGPIPHGATLTVNTNPCVSIKSEPVSPNRDRSTPSSTGVAAVTVGTVAGLTVTQYPGALRLEPTGRSPVDSISSNGSSYEGSDRDDGGQARAPDFATAALGPIRASAEQASSSESQEGANVKRMRLDTWVT is encoded by the exons gtGACGTTCACCAAACGAAAGTTTGGCCTGATGAAAAAGGCGTATGAGCTGAGTGTGTTGTGTGACTGCGAGATCGCCCTCATCATCTTCAACCACTCCAACAAGCTCTTCCAGTATGCCAGCACTGACATGGACAAAGTGCTACTCAAGTACACAGAGTACAACGAGCCACATGAAAGCAGGACCAATGCTGACATTATAGAG GCTCTGAACAAGAAAGAGCACCGGGATTCGGAAAGCCCCGACCCCGAGGAGCCCTTCTCCCTCACGCCTCGTACTGAGGAGAAGTACAAAAAGATAGACGAGGAGTTTgataaaatgatgcagagctaTAGACTGTCA TCTGCAGTGCCGCCACCCACTTTCTCCATGCCAGTCACAGTGCCGGTGTCCAATCAGAGCCCTCTCCCCTTCAGCAATCCCAGCAGCCTCGTCACCACCTCCTTCGTCACCTCCACACTCACAGACCCGCGCCTGCTGTCACCACAGCAACCGCAGCTGCAGAGGAACACAGTGTCTCCAGGCCTGCCGCAGAGACCGGCCAGCGCAG GTGCTCTTCTAGGAGGTGACCTGAACAACTCAAACGGGGCATGTCCGAGCCCAGTGG ctaatggctacattagtGCCAGGGCCTCCCCAGGCCTCCTCTCTGTCTCCAACGGCAACAGCATGGGGAAAGTAGTTCCGGCCAAGTCTCCCCCTCCGCCCAGCCCTCAGATGGTGAACAGTCGTAAGCCGGACCTCCGGGTCATCACCTCCCAAAGCAGCAAGGGCCTCATGCAGCTG ACAGATGAGGAGCTGGAGTTGGTGAGTGAG AACGCTCAGCGGTTAGGTGCCTCCCAGGTGACCCAGCCTCTCACCACTCCAGTGGTTTCCGTGGCAACGCCCAGCCTCCTGACCCCATTCTCCATGCCAACTGCCTACaacacag agTATCAGCTGACGAGTGCAGATCTCACAGCCCTTCAGGCCTTCACACCGCAGGGTGCGCTGTTGCCAAGCAACGTGACTACTTGgcagcagcagccgtcagtaTCTCAGCAACCACAGCAGCAGCCATCGGTATCCCAGCAACAGcctcagcaacagcagcagcatcagcagcaaccACAGCAGCTCAGCCTGGCTTCACTCAGTAACCTTGT CATGTGGGGTGCAGACAAACAGAACGGGGAGATGGCTAACTGCATCTCCGGTCTGGCTGCTAACCTCAG tgtgACCTCACAGGCCAGCTTACTCTTGGGCAGGGAGGAGGGGCTCAGCTG GCCGGTGGGTCCGATCCCTCATGGTGCCACTCTGACGGTCAACACTAACCCCTGCGTGAGCATCAAGTCTGAGCCTGTGTCTCCAAACCGGGACCGGAGTACCCCCAGCTCTACAGGCGTGGCAGCAGTGACAGTGGGTACTGTGGCAGGGCTCACAGTCACCCAGTACCCAGGGGCGCTACGTCTGGAGCCCACAGGCCGCTCCCCTGTAGACAGCATCAGCAGCAACGGCAGCTCGTATGAGGGCAGCGACCGGGACGACGGGGGCCAAGCACGCGCTCCGGATTTCGCAACTGCCGCACTGGGTCCCATCCGAGCCTCTGCAGAACAGGCGTCTTCTTCAGAGTCGCAGGAGGGGGCCAACGTCAAGCGCATGAGACTGGATACATGGgtcacataa